One part of the Algibacter sp. L1A34 genome encodes these proteins:
- a CDS encoding metal-dependent hydrolase, translated as MASIFGHGIVGYTLVKVANKQNLKWLLLAAIFSTILPDFDVIGFNFGVAYSSPLGHRGFTHSIVFALLWAILLMFTLGRSNKVIWFLVIFVSTMSHGLLDAMTSGGKGVGFFIPFNNDRFFFPFQDIRVSPIGIGKFISERGVQVIFSEFKYIFMPCFIILAIRFLVFKFSKNKD; from the coding sequence ATGGCATCTATTTTTGGTCACGGTATAGTTGGTTATACTTTAGTGAAAGTAGCTAATAAGCAAAACTTAAAATGGTTATTACTTGCCGCAATTTTTTCAACTATTTTACCCGATTTTGATGTTATTGGTTTTAATTTTGGAGTTGCTTACAGTTCTCCTTTAGGGCATCGTGGCTTTACACATTCTATTGTGTTTGCTTTATTATGGGCAATACTTTTAATGTTTACTTTAGGACGAAGTAATAAAGTTATTTGGTTTTTAGTGATTTTCGTTTCAACAATGTCTCATGGGCTTTTAGATGCAATGACTTCTGGAGGAAAAGGTGTTGGCTTTTTTATTCCTTTTAATAACGACCGGTTTTTCTTTCCATTTCAAGATATTCGTGTTTCACCGATTGGTATTGGTAAATTTATATCAGAACGCGGTGTTCAGGTTATTTTTAGCGAATTTAAGTACATATTTATGCCGTGTTTTATTATATTAGCTATCAGGTTTTTGGTTTTTAAATTTAGTAAAAATAAGGATTAG
- the dtd gene encoding D-aminoacyl-tRNA deacylase codes for MKAVIQRVTKASVTIKGEKVANIQNGLLILLGIVNEDEQTDISWLSNKIVNLRIFSDEDGVMNQSLKDTNGDVIIVSQFTLQASTKKGNRPSYIKAAKPDVAIPLYDDFIKQIESDLGKPIQKGQFGADMKVELLNDGPVTIIIDTKNKA; via the coding sequence ATGAAAGCAGTTATTCAGCGCGTTACAAAAGCAAGCGTTACTATAAAGGGCGAAAAAGTAGCCAACATACAAAACGGACTTTTAATCCTTTTAGGAATTGTGAATGAAGACGAACAGACTGATATTAGTTGGTTATCAAACAAAATTGTAAATCTTCGAATTTTTTCAGATGAAGATGGTGTGATGAATCAATCTCTGAAAGATACAAATGGCGATGTTATCATAGTAAGTCAATTTACGCTTCAAGCTTCAACTAAAAAAGGCAATCGACCGAGTTATATAAAAGCAGCAAAACCCGATGTTGCTATTCCTTTATATGACGATTTTATAAAACAAATAGAATCCGATTTGGGGAAACCAATACAAAAAGGACAATTTGGTGCAGACATGAAAGTCGAATTACTTAACGATGGCCCAGTAACTATAATTATAGATACAAAAAATAAAGCATAA
- the rsgA gene encoding ribosome small subunit-dependent GTPase A, which yields MTGRVYKSTGSWYTVKTELGDTYECRIKGKFRIKGIKSTNPIAVGDIVDFELETDNNQESGIIHNIHDRFNYIVRKSVNLSKQTHILAANIDQVFLMITINNPPTLTSFIDRFLVTANAYSIKTVLLFNKTDTFDQDTLDEVKYLAHIYRKIGYECIGVSAVTGKNVDKVKALMAGKVSLFSGHSGVGKSTLVNAIEPTLNIKTKAISTQHMQGQHTTTFAEMFDLSFGAQIIDTPGIKGFGVVDMEKEEIGDYFPEFFALKQDCKFNNCLHIKEPKCAVKEALDKGDIEYSRYRSYIQLVEGEDEHYRTDIWD from the coding sequence ATGACAGGACGCGTTTATAAATCTACAGGAAGTTGGTATACCGTAAAAACCGAATTGGGTGATACTTACGAATGCCGAATAAAAGGGAAATTTAGAATTAAAGGTATTAAAAGTACCAACCCAATTGCTGTGGGCGATATAGTAGATTTTGAATTGGAAACCGATAACAATCAGGAGTCGGGAATAATTCATAATATTCATGATCGATTCAATTATATTGTCCGTAAATCAGTTAATCTTTCAAAACAAACTCACATACTTGCGGCAAATATCGATCAGGTTTTTTTAATGATTACCATTAATAATCCACCAACATTAACCAGTTTTATCGATCGCTTTTTAGTTACGGCAAACGCTTATTCAATTAAAACAGTTTTATTATTCAACAAAACGGATACTTTCGATCAAGATACATTAGATGAAGTAAAATATTTAGCTCATATTTATCGTAAAATAGGTTATGAGTGTATTGGAGTTTCTGCCGTTACTGGTAAAAATGTAGATAAAGTAAAAGCCTTGATGGCTGGTAAAGTAAGTTTGTTTTCTGGTCATTCCGGCGTTGGAAAATCAACGTTAGTAAATGCCATTGAGCCAACATTAAATATAAAGACTAAAGCAATTTCAACCCAACACATGCAAGGGCAACATACTACAACTTTTGCCGAAATGTTCGATTTAAGTTTTGGTGCTCAAATTATAGATACACCAGGAATTAAAGGTTTTGGTGTTGTGGATATGGAAAAAGAAGAAATAGGAGATTATTTTCCTGAGTTTTTCGCATTAAAACAAGATTGTAAGTTTAACAATTGCTTACACATTAAAGAACCTAAGTGCGCTGTAAAAGAAGCTTTAGATAAAGGTGATATTGAATATTCTCGTTATAGAAGTTATATACAGCTTGTTGAGGGTGAAGATGAGCATTATCGAACAGATATTTGGGATTAG
- a CDS encoding DUF3857 domain-containing transglutaminase family protein, giving the protein MILKRILNTLFLFITLFSFSQENLYTSFSIADNLKQHANAVVRLNNTDIVLESSRNMLVTEKRIVTVLNKEGNDAINAYLYYDKNVNIKTLEVLVYNNFGKVIKKIKEKDFRDVSAVSGGTLYSDSRVKYLEYTAIKYPYTIEFNSEYETNNTAFINSFSPVNEYFLSIENSSYTLSFPEELSIRKKEKNIEGFKVNKDVSSTKIYYEIKDILAIKPEEYSPNFSDVIPKVMFASKQFTLEGVSSVVENWNEFGTWMYHDLIKNTHDLSAGTIMMVQALVKNEPDDVAKAKKIYEYVQNKVRYISVQVGIGGWKPFNASEVDRLGYGDCKALTNYTLALLKAVGIESNYSVVFAGDSQRSLEKDFAGMQGNHVILNIPNKNENIWLECTSQKLPFGFIGDFTDDRDVLVISSEGGKIEHTKKYNPDESLQTINGLCTILNDGSLDAKVSVNSKGIQYNDKYWLETEPERDLDVYYKKRWKYINNMSINSIDIENDKQTVELVENIDFQANNYTKKVGNRMLVNLNVLNRNQHIPDRYRSRKLPLKINRGFKDVDEVEISLPTDYNIESLPKGQVLETDFGSYITEISAIDNSKIKYKRTFIINDGEFPKEDYAAFRTFYKEISKLDNAKVALIKK; this is encoded by the coding sequence ATGATTTTAAAACGTATTTTAAATACACTATTTTTATTTATAACTCTTTTTAGTTTTTCCCAAGAAAATTTATACACCAGTTTTAGTATAGCTGATAACTTAAAACAGCATGCAAATGCTGTTGTTAGGTTAAATAATACCGATATCGTTTTAGAATCTTCTCGAAACATGTTGGTTACCGAAAAACGTATAGTAACCGTACTTAATAAAGAAGGGAACGATGCTATTAATGCTTATTTGTATTACGATAAAAATGTAAACATTAAAACATTAGAAGTTCTGGTTTATAATAACTTCGGAAAAGTGATTAAGAAAATAAAAGAAAAAGATTTTAGAGATGTAAGCGCCGTATCTGGAGGAACACTGTATTCCGATTCTCGTGTAAAATATCTAGAATATACAGCGATTAAATATCCGTATACCATTGAATTTAATTCGGAATACGAAACTAATAACACGGCTTTTATAAATTCGTTTTCACCTGTGAATGAATATTTTTTAAGTATAGAAAATAGTAGTTATACGTTAAGTTTTCCTGAAGAACTTTCAATTAGAAAAAAAGAGAAAAATATTGAAGGTTTTAAGGTTAATAAAGATGTTTCTTCGACTAAAATATATTACGAAATAAAAGATATTTTGGCAATTAAGCCAGAAGAGTATAGTCCTAATTTTTCGGATGTTATCCCAAAAGTAATGTTTGCTTCAAAACAGTTTACTTTAGAAGGTGTGAGTTCTGTGGTTGAAAACTGGAATGAATTTGGAACTTGGATGTATCATGATTTAATTAAGAACACACACGATTTATCGGCAGGAACAATAATGATGGTTCAGGCATTAGTTAAAAATGAGCCAGATGATGTAGCAAAAGCAAAAAAGATATACGAATACGTTCAAAATAAAGTACGCTACATAAGTGTGCAAGTAGGTATAGGTGGGTGGAAACCTTTTAATGCTTCGGAAGTAGATAGATTAGGTTATGGAGATTGTAAAGCACTTACCAATTATACGTTAGCATTACTTAAAGCGGTAGGTATAGAATCTAATTATTCCGTAGTTTTTGCAGGCGATTCACAACGTAGCTTAGAGAAAGATTTTGCTGGTATGCAGGGTAATCACGTTATTCTAAACATACCAAATAAAAATGAAAATATTTGGTTAGAATGTACGAGCCAGAAATTACCTTTCGGTTTTATTGGCGATTTTACAGATGATAGAGATGTTTTGGTAATTTCATCAGAAGGAGGGAAAATAGAGCATACCAAAAAATATAATCCGGATGAAAGTTTACAAACTATAAATGGTTTGTGTACTATATTAAACGATGGATCTCTCGACGCTAAAGTAAGTGTAAACTCAAAAGGTATTCAATACAACGATAAATATTGGTTAGAAACCGAACCAGAACGTGATTTAGATGTGTATTACAAAAAACGTTGGAAATACATAAATAATATGTCTATAAATAGCATAGATATTGAAAATGATAAACAGACCGTAGAATTAGTTGAAAACATAGATTTTCAGGCGAATAATTATACTAAAAAAGTGGGGAACCGTATGCTGGTTAATTTGAATGTGTTAAATAGAAACCAGCATATTCCAGACAGATATAGAAGTAGAAAACTTCCATTAAAAATAAATAGAGGTTTTAAAGATGTAGATGAGGTAGAAATTAGTTTACCAACGGACTATAATATAGAATCATTACCAAAAGGGCAGGTGCTCGAAACAGATTTCGGTAGCTATATTACTGAAATTTCGGCTATTGATAATTCTAAAATAAAATATAAACGAACATTTATTATAAACGATGGCGAATTCCCTAAAGAAGATTACGCTGCGTTTAGAACCTTTTATAAAGAAATATCAAAACTCGATAATGCTAAAGTAGCATTAATTAAAAAGTAA